Proteins from a genomic interval of Agrococcus sp. ARC_14:
- a CDS encoding GntR family transcriptional regulator, with amino-acid sequence MATSVYDTIRQAIVDGRIKPGEPLSENRLATEFGTSRTPVREALHRLEIEALVERLPRGVQVRETSPEEIIDIYDVRITLEGAAARAAAERATELDRRRLRAAQDAMVTTGSDARARATANRKFHEAVWAASHSATLVDLLHRLNVHLVRYPTTTLEGDDRWSAVLVEHEQLLAAIDARDALRAREIAESHMTAAREVRMSMYAVGGSQAAQ; translated from the coding sequence GTGGCGACCAGTGTGTACGACACGATTCGGCAGGCGATCGTCGATGGGCGCATCAAGCCGGGCGAGCCGCTCTCTGAGAACCGGCTCGCCACCGAGTTCGGCACTTCGCGCACCCCCGTGCGAGAGGCGCTGCATCGGCTCGAGATCGAGGCGCTCGTCGAGCGGCTGCCGCGCGGCGTGCAGGTGCGCGAGACGAGCCCCGAAGAGATCATCGACATCTATGACGTGCGCATCACGCTCGAGGGTGCGGCCGCGCGCGCCGCGGCCGAGCGCGCCACCGAGCTCGATCGACGCCGCCTGCGCGCGGCACAGGATGCGATGGTGACCACGGGGTCGGATGCCCGGGCCAGGGCGACCGCGAACCGCAAGTTCCACGAGGCCGTCTGGGCCGCGAGCCACTCGGCCACCCTCGTCGACCTCCTGCATCGACTCAACGTGCACCTCGTGCGCTACCCGACGACGACGCTCGAGGGCGACGACCGCTGGTCGGCAGTGCTCGTGGAGCATGAGCAGCTGCTCGCAGCGATCGACGCCCGCGACGCGCTGCGTGCGCGCGAGATCGCCGAGTCGCACATGACCGCAGCGCGCGAGGTGCGCATGTCGATGTATGCGGTGGGCGGCTCGCAAGCGGCGCAGTGA
- a CDS encoding cytochrome P450, giving the protein MSGIPFLDLADPAFDVTSTAVHSGRDTSWYAETPYGWAILRYDEGTALLKDRRFRQGNGKWPDQNGIHDGPWREWWQETLLSIDGDDHLRLRKLLGPAFRSKAIEAMRPQFQALANDLIDGFAGRGTVEFVQEFAEPYASRILCLLLGLPDEQWPQVAHWADDLGKSFGINVKQDLPRIEAALEGLTDYIEQVITDRQAQPRDDLVSTLIAAHEAGDALSRRELSVALVFLAFAGMETTRNQLGLALQTFLEHPDQWALLAERPELGARAVEEVMRVNPTVTWVTREAIDDVDLHGLQIPKGGIVQVLSHAIGTDQRAMAEHVPFGIDYDDRPLHSGFGGGVHHCLGHFVARTDMSVALPLLARRMADVAADGPGEWLPVSGNTGPIRFPLRFTPER; this is encoded by the coding sequence ATGAGCGGCATCCCCTTCCTCGACCTCGCCGACCCGGCCTTCGACGTCACCTCCACCGCCGTCCACAGCGGACGCGACACGAGCTGGTACGCCGAGACCCCATACGGCTGGGCGATCCTGCGCTACGACGAGGGCACTGCGCTGCTGAAGGATCGCCGCTTCCGCCAGGGCAACGGCAAGTGGCCCGATCAGAACGGCATCCACGACGGGCCCTGGCGCGAGTGGTGGCAGGAGACGCTGCTGAGCATCGACGGCGACGATCACCTGCGGCTGCGCAAGCTGCTCGGTCCTGCGTTCCGCAGCAAGGCGATCGAGGCGATGCGGCCGCAGTTCCAGGCACTCGCCAACGACCTGATCGACGGTTTCGCGGGGCGCGGCACCGTCGAGTTCGTGCAGGAGTTCGCCGAGCCCTACGCCTCCCGCATCCTGTGCCTGCTGCTCGGTCTGCCCGACGAGCAATGGCCGCAGGTCGCGCACTGGGCCGACGATCTCGGCAAGTCGTTCGGCATCAACGTCAAGCAGGATCTGCCGCGCATCGAGGCGGCGCTCGAGGGGCTCACCGACTACATCGAGCAGGTCATCACCGACCGGCAGGCGCAGCCGCGCGACGACCTCGTCAGCACGCTCATCGCCGCGCATGAGGCGGGGGATGCGCTCAGTCGCCGAGAGCTCAGCGTCGCCCTGGTCTTCCTCGCGTTCGCGGGCATGGAGACGACACGCAACCAGCTGGGCCTCGCCCTCCAGACGTTCCTCGAGCATCCGGACCAGTGGGCACTGCTCGCCGAGCGCCCCGAGCTCGGCGCCCGCGCCGTCGAGGAGGTCATGCGTGTGAACCCGACGGTCACGTGGGTCACTCGCGAGGCGATCGACGACGTCGACCTGCACGGGCTGCAGATCCCCAAGGGCGGCATCGTGCAGGTGCTCTCGCACGCCATCGGCACCGACCAGCGCGCCATGGCCGAGCACGTCCCCTTCGGCATCGACTACGACGACCGCCCGTTGCACAGCGGCTTCGGCGGCGGCGTGCACCACTGCCTCGGCCACTTCGTCGCGCGCACCGACATGAGCGTCGCCCTGCCCCTGCTCGCTCGGAGGATGGCGGATGTCGCTGCCGACGGTCCGGGCGAGTGGCTTCCGGTCTCGGGTAACACCGGCCCGATCCGCTTCCCGCTCAGGTTCACGCCCGAGCGCTGA
- a CDS encoding FAD-linked oxidase C-terminal domain-containing protein, with translation MHTEAPDLGSLAASLPAGALLTEPASMEAYRRDRANDPDAGIPLAVVLATSTEDVQAAVRFAATHGIPIVPRGAGSGLSGGSSAVDGCIVVSLDRMRAIAIDPATRMATVQPGAFNAEVKAAAAEHGLWYPPDPSSFEFCSIGGNVATNAGGLCCVKYGVTTDYVLGLTVVLADGRAVRLGGPRVKDVAGLSLTKLFVGSEGTLGVITEVILRLVPAQSPPATLVATFADLSQASDAVAAITRTTRPSMLEFMDRTTIAAVEDVTHMGLDRQAAAMLVVQFDDHPGDAATALEAVERLCTEHGAAECYVTSDREEGEALVAARRMAIPALERQGALLLEDVGVPIPRLRDLVLGIERIAAERDVTIAVIAHAGDGSTHPLLVLDPTDPEQQARARVAYGEVMDLAISLGGTITGEHGVGRLKQAWLADYLGDDVLELNERIKDALDPQHLFNPGAVFAHTARTAP, from the coding sequence TTGCATACCGAAGCACCAGACCTTGGCTCGCTGGCCGCGTCGCTCCCCGCAGGTGCCCTGCTCACGGAACCCGCCTCGATGGAGGCCTACCGCCGTGACCGCGCCAACGACCCCGACGCCGGCATTCCGCTCGCCGTCGTGCTCGCGACCAGCACGGAAGACGTGCAGGCGGCCGTCCGCTTCGCCGCCACCCACGGCATCCCGATCGTGCCGCGCGGGGCGGGGTCGGGCCTCTCGGGCGGCAGCTCGGCCGTCGACGGCTGCATCGTCGTCTCCCTCGACCGCATGCGCGCCATCGCGATCGACCCGGCGACCAGGATGGCGACCGTGCAGCCCGGCGCCTTCAACGCCGAGGTCAAGGCCGCCGCCGCCGAGCACGGCCTCTGGTACCCACCCGATCCCTCGTCGTTCGAGTTCTGCTCGATCGGCGGCAACGTCGCCACCAACGCCGGTGGCCTCTGCTGCGTGAAGTACGGGGTCACGACCGACTATGTGCTCGGCCTCACGGTCGTGCTCGCCGATGGCCGTGCGGTGCGCCTCGGCGGCCCACGCGTGAAGGATGTCGCCGGCCTCTCGCTCACGAAGCTCTTCGTCGGCAGCGAGGGCACGCTCGGCGTCATCACCGAGGTGATCCTCCGCCTCGTGCCCGCCCAGTCGCCGCCAGCCACGCTCGTCGCGACCTTCGCCGACCTGTCACAGGCGTCGGATGCGGTGGCCGCCATCACGCGCACCACGCGTCCGTCGATGCTCGAGTTCATGGATCGCACGACGATCGCTGCCGTCGAGGACGTCACGCACATGGGCCTCGATCGGCAGGCCGCGGCGATGCTGGTCGTGCAGTTCGACGACCACCCGGGCGACGCGGCGACCGCGCTGGAGGCCGTCGAGCGGCTCTGCACCGAGCACGGCGCGGCCGAGTGCTACGTGACCAGCGACCGCGAGGAGGGCGAGGCGCTGGTGGCAGCCAGGCGGATGGCGATCCCGGCGCTCGAGCGGCAGGGGGCGCTGCTGCTCGAGGATGTCGGTGTGCCGATCCCGCGGCTGCGCGACCTGGTGCTCGGCATCGAGCGCATCGCGGCCGAGCGCGACGTCACGATCGCGGTCATCGCCCACGCGGGCGACGGCAGCACGCATCCGCTGCTCGTGCTCGACCCGACCGACCCCGAGCAGCAGGCCCGCGCGCGGGTGGCCTACGGCGAGGTGATGGATCTGGCGATCTCGCTCGGCGGCACGATCACCGGCGAGCACGGCGTCGGCAGACTGAAGCAGGCGTGGCTGGCCGACTACCTCGGCGACGACGTGCTCGAGCTCAACGAGCGCATCAAGGACGCGCTCGACCCGCAGCACCTGTTCAACCCGGGTGCCGTCTTCGCCCACACGGCGCGCACAGCCCCCTAG
- a CDS encoding ADP-ribosylglycohydrolase family protein, whose protein sequence is MALTSAQHDRALGAILASAAGDALGAPYEFQPAVLPPMPIVVQAGGPWELGEWTDDTSMALPILRALADGRSLDDEAALDRIVGEWVQWSRDAKDVGVQTRAVFGSMQGDGAASARAAAERVHRVNGRSGGNGSLMRTGPVALGYLGDQAGAARAARAISDLTHHDPRAGDASVIWSVAITHAIETGDLDLERGIAHVEGAEWQQYWRDQAAAGDRRMPWELTANNGWVVGAFQAAWSAIAHGGTLAETLELAVRCGGDTDTVAAIAGSLAGAVYGATALPAELTEHLHGWWSERAVGSAQDLSGMALSAIGVGRR, encoded by the coding sequence GTGGCCCTCACCTCCGCCCAACACGACCGCGCGCTCGGCGCGATCCTGGCCTCCGCCGCTGGCGACGCGCTCGGCGCGCCCTACGAGTTCCAGCCCGCGGTGCTGCCGCCAATGCCGATCGTCGTACAGGCCGGCGGACCGTGGGAGCTGGGCGAGTGGACCGACGACACGTCGATGGCACTGCCGATCCTGCGGGCGCTCGCTGACGGCCGGTCGCTCGACGACGAGGCGGCGCTCGACCGCATCGTCGGCGAGTGGGTGCAGTGGAGTCGCGATGCGAAGGATGTGGGCGTGCAGACGCGCGCCGTCTTCGGCTCGATGCAGGGAGACGGCGCCGCGTCAGCGCGCGCCGCCGCCGAGCGGGTGCACCGCGTCAACGGCCGCTCGGGCGGCAACGGGTCGCTCATGCGCACCGGGCCCGTTGCGCTCGGCTACCTGGGCGATCAGGCCGGTGCGGCGCGCGCGGCCCGTGCCATCAGCGATCTCACGCACCACGACCCTCGGGCTGGCGATGCATCCGTCATCTGGAGCGTCGCGATCACCCACGCGATCGAGACCGGCGACCTCGACCTCGAGCGCGGCATCGCGCATGTCGAGGGCGCCGAGTGGCAGCAGTACTGGCGTGACCAGGCGGCTGCGGGCGATCGGCGGATGCCGTGGGAGCTGACCGCGAACAACGGCTGGGTGGTCGGCGCGTTCCAGGCGGCGTGGTCGGCGATCGCACACGGCGGCACGCTCGCCGAGACGCTCGAGCTGGCCGTGCGCTGCGGCGGAGACACCGACACGGTGGCGGCGATCGCGGGGTCGCTGGCCGGTGCCGTCTACGGGGCGACGGCGCTGCCGGCCGAGCTCACCGAGCACCTGCACGGGTGGTGGTCCGAACGGGCGGTCGGCAGCGCACAGGATCTGTCCGGGATGGCGCTGAGCGCGATCGGAGTGGGAAGGCGCTGA
- a CDS encoding aldolase/citrate lyase family protein, protein MAAVSTHALSLRSLLDAGPVVGTFLKIPRFEVVDLLAIAGFDFVVCDYEHAQMTIGDATDIVRAGVGRGLPVVVRVPSLDRGEINRLLEAGAAGIQLARGSADASAGLRTLVSYPPLGSRSVSLGQPAANYGIGVTLAEHFERSNRETLAVGQFETADYADGIDEAMAALDVAFIGPVDLSVDLGTPGDLNSAPMQEATAAIEAAAAKAGKPMGVFTGTADAATAARAKGYRYIVTGSDLSMLSAGARAHVG, encoded by the coding sequence ATGGCTGCGGTCTCGACGCACGCGCTCTCGCTGCGCTCGCTGCTCGACGCCGGCCCGGTCGTCGGCACGTTCCTGAAGATCCCGCGCTTCGAGGTGGTCGACCTGCTGGCGATCGCAGGCTTCGACTTCGTCGTCTGCGACTACGAGCACGCCCAGATGACCATCGGCGACGCGACCGACATCGTGCGCGCAGGCGTCGGCCGCGGCCTGCCCGTGGTCGTGCGGGTGCCGTCGCTCGATCGCGGCGAGATCAACCGTCTCCTCGAAGCGGGCGCCGCAGGCATCCAGCTCGCACGAGGGTCGGCGGATGCGTCGGCCGGCCTCCGCACGCTCGTCTCGTACCCGCCGCTCGGCTCCCGCTCGGTCTCGCTCGGCCAGCCCGCCGCGAACTACGGCATCGGCGTGACGCTCGCCGAGCACTTCGAGCGCTCGAACCGCGAGACGCTCGCCGTCGGCCAGTTCGAGACCGCTGACTACGCCGACGGGATCGACGAAGCGATGGCAGCGCTCGATGTCGCCTTCATCGGCCCGGTCGACCTCTCGGTCGACCTCGGCACCCCAGGCGACCTCAACTCGGCGCCGATGCAGGAGGCGACGGCAGCGATCGAAGCAGCGGCCGCCAAGGCTGGCAAGCCGATGGGCGTCTTCACCGGCACGGCGGATGCGGCAACCGCCGCCCGCGCGAAGGGCTACCGCTACATCGTGACCGGCAGCGACCTCTCGATGCTGTCGGCAGGGGCGCGAGCTCACGTCGGGTAG
- a CDS encoding DUF6282 family protein yields the protein MLQPADHQTIAIDDTEVAAILQGAVDLHVHPSPSPFPRRLPIAEAAWQAHEAGFRAILTKSHHHSMVTDIRAASEALGGLPIPVFSGVALNNYVGGLNPYAAELALAQGGRMVWFPTISSRAHICVHEEEGENLKFPTNNLGLRHTTEIGILDADGRLKPEVEDILEVIKTHDAVMSCGHLEPDQIDVLVPRAAEVGVTRILVNHPNFVIQADPERARRWVDAGAVIEHSICQYDERSGFFQPDWGIPTLLRFIEAAGIDNTLLGSDLGQKNNPYPVEAYATIVRGLLDAGLPADDVRKLVNANPANLLGL from the coding sequence ATGCTGCAGCCCGCCGACCACCAGACCATCGCCATCGACGACACCGAGGTGGCAGCGATCCTGCAGGGCGCCGTCGACCTGCACGTGCACCCGAGCCCCTCACCGTTCCCGCGCAGGCTGCCGATCGCCGAGGCCGCATGGCAGGCGCATGAGGCGGGCTTCCGCGCGATCCTCACAAAGAGCCACCACCACTCGATGGTCACCGACATCCGCGCCGCATCCGAAGCGTTGGGCGGCCTCCCGATCCCGGTGTTCTCGGGCGTCGCGCTCAACAACTACGTGGGCGGCCTCAACCCCTACGCGGCAGAGCTCGCGCTCGCGCAGGGCGGTCGCATGGTGTGGTTCCCCACCATCTCGAGCCGCGCGCACATCTGCGTGCACGAGGAGGAGGGCGAGAACCTGAAGTTCCCGACCAACAACCTGGGGCTCCGTCACACGACCGAGATCGGCATCCTCGACGCGGATGGGCGCCTCAAGCCCGAGGTCGAGGACATCCTCGAGGTCATCAAGACGCACGACGCGGTGATGAGCTGCGGCCATCTCGAGCCCGACCAGATCGACGTGCTGGTACCGCGAGCGGCCGAGGTGGGTGTGACGCGCATCCTCGTGAACCACCCGAACTTCGTCATCCAGGCCGACCCCGAGCGGGCGCGCCGCTGGGTGGACGCCGGCGCCGTGATCGAGCACTCGATCTGCCAGTACGACGAGCGCTCGGGCTTCTTCCAGCCCGACTGGGGCATCCCCACCCTGCTGCGCTTCATCGAGGCTGCGGGCATCGACAACACGCTGCTGGGCAGCGACCTGGGCCAGAAGAACAACCCCTACCCGGTCGAGGCCTACGCCACGATCGTGCGTGGCCTGCTCGACGCCGGGCTGCCAGCCGATGACGTGCGCAAGCTCGTCAACGCCAACCCCGCGAACCTGCTGGGGCTGTGA
- a CDS encoding cupin domain-containing protein — protein MARNEQLYSRVVNFDDIPDEVARRGITRKAYASDEVMIVWNTVEQGLEVRPHSHDDFDQLVFILDGEADYWVDGVAHKVGPRDLLLVPRTKEHYIEVTKGPCINIDIFVPPRADYAHLTVWVDDLVAGRPLSIGGAA, from the coding sequence ATGGCTCGCAACGAGCAGCTCTACTCGCGGGTGGTCAACTTCGACGACATCCCCGACGAGGTGGCCCGCCGCGGCATCACCCGCAAGGCCTACGCCAGCGACGAGGTCATGATCGTCTGGAACACCGTCGAGCAGGGGCTCGAGGTGCGCCCGCACTCGCACGACGACTTCGACCAGCTCGTGTTCATCCTCGACGGCGAGGCCGACTACTGGGTCGACGGCGTCGCCCACAAGGTCGGCCCGCGCGACCTGCTGCTCGTGCCCCGCACGAAGGAGCACTACATCGAGGTCACGAAGGGCCCGTGCATCAACATCGACATCTTCGTGCCGCCGCGCGCCGACTACGCGCATCTGACCGTCTGGGTCGACGACCTCGTCGCCGGCCGGCCGCTCTCCATCGGCGGTGCGGCATGA
- a CDS encoding MFS transporter, translating to MTADVLAGPSGHDQVKNGPVKNGPVRYEKASKEERRSVTGASVGFFIDMFDIYLPVIALAPAMVFFMPADMDAGTRAILAGLIFASTLIARPIGSIIFGWLGDSIGRKKATVIAVAGAGVGTGLIALLPGYEQVGLLGVVLLIVLRFIDGIFLGGEYTGAVPLAMEHSNPNHRGRNAGLNAFGFPASYVAISALTLVVLQFAPAGDPSSAYSQWGWRIAFVVGAVISIAFAIYYSRTVEESAEWQKTAALAKADTTKKRPNPLKELLTGAHRTPLLQAFLLMTGVWFSSNAAIVILPPTISGTTGLTPTETSIAMILAFLTVCVAYPLFGMLSQRIGRRAFFVWCGIASFLTIPLYVLFASGVVTSFWAVTGVVALIALLGVPAFGAIGAYMSERFPVSIRATGYGVGYSLALIIPSFYAFYTTGLSAFMPMELAPTVLLVVGGICLIVGALWGPETKGVDLGAAADDVVGKAAQPART from the coding sequence ATGACCGCGGATGTCCTGGCCGGCCCGAGCGGGCACGACCAGGTGAAGAATGGGCCCGTGAAGAACGGTCCGGTGCGATACGAGAAGGCCTCCAAGGAGGAGCGTCGCTCCGTCACCGGCGCATCCGTCGGCTTCTTCATCGACATGTTCGACATCTACCTGCCGGTGATCGCGCTGGCCCCGGCGATGGTGTTCTTCATGCCCGCCGACATGGATGCGGGAACCCGCGCCATCCTCGCGGGCCTGATCTTCGCATCCACGCTCATCGCCCGACCGATCGGCTCGATCATCTTCGGCTGGCTGGGCGACAGCATCGGCCGCAAGAAGGCCACGGTCATCGCCGTCGCCGGTGCAGGCGTGGGGACAGGCCTCATCGCTCTGCTGCCCGGCTATGAGCAGGTGGGTCTGCTGGGCGTCGTGCTGCTGATCGTGCTGCGCTTCATCGACGGCATCTTCCTGGGCGGCGAGTACACCGGCGCCGTGCCGCTCGCGATGGAGCACTCCAACCCCAACCACCGCGGCCGCAACGCGGGGCTCAACGCATTCGGCTTCCCGGCGTCGTATGTCGCCATCTCGGCGCTCACGCTCGTGGTGCTGCAGTTCGCGCCCGCGGGCGACCCCTCCTCCGCATACTCGCAGTGGGGCTGGCGCATCGCCTTCGTCGTCGGTGCTGTCATCTCGATCGCGTTCGCGATCTACTACTCGCGCACCGTCGAGGAGTCGGCCGAGTGGCAGAAGACCGCGGCGCTCGCGAAGGCCGACACCACGAAGAAGCGCCCGAACCCGCTCAAGGAGCTGCTCACCGGCGCGCACCGCACGCCGCTGCTGCAGGCCTTCCTGCTCATGACGGGCGTCTGGTTCTCGTCGAACGCGGCGATCGTCATCCTGCCGCCGACCATCTCGGGCACCACGGGTCTCACGCCCACCGAGACGTCGATCGCGATGATCCTCGCGTTCCTCACGGTGTGCGTGGCCTACCCGCTGTTCGGCATGCTCTCGCAGCGCATCGGCCGACGCGCGTTCTTCGTCTGGTGTGGAATCGCGTCGTTCTTGACCATCCCGCTCTACGTGCTCTTCGCATCCGGCGTCGTCACGTCGTTCTGGGCGGTGACCGGGGTGGTGGCGCTCATCGCGCTGCTCGGCGTGCCCGCGTTCGGAGCCATCGGCGCCTACATGTCGGAGCGCTTCCCGGTGTCGATCCGAGCCACCGGCTATGGCGTCGGCTACTCGCTCGCGCTCATCATCCCGTCGTTCTACGCCTTCTACACGACCGGCCTCTCGGCGTTCATGCCGATGGAGCTCGCGCCCACGGTGCTGCTCGTGGTCGGTGGCATCTGCCTCATCGTCGGTGCCCTCTGGGGACCGGAGACGAAGGGCGTCGACCTGGGCGCCGCGGCCGACGACGTGGTGGGCAAGGCTGCCCAGCCCGCGCGCACGTAG
- a CDS encoding IclR family transcriptional regulator produces the protein MSDTARADAGKPDAGGLQVVSRAAQILRMLDAEHTELRINEVAAELEIGRTSAHRYLQSLAAEGFLARVGDGAYRLGPLLAGLGAAMLASNRVVDLGRPLLQELAEATGETAVLGIWTGTNAVAVLCEEPRGKSVNMTVRIGAPLQADSAQGIAFLAHLREQPTVERVLRRATDAQRERVPGLVEEARTRGYATSASVLPGVAAIAVPAFDSSGQVAATVALVAASSVLEGDAREALAAELQATAARLSAQLGFSG, from the coding sequence GTGAGCGACACTGCCAGGGCCGACGCCGGCAAGCCCGACGCTGGTGGCCTGCAGGTGGTCTCGCGCGCGGCGCAGATCCTGCGGATGCTCGACGCCGAGCACACCGAGCTGCGCATCAACGAGGTGGCGGCGGAGCTCGAGATCGGGCGCACCTCCGCGCATCGCTACCTGCAGTCGCTCGCGGCCGAGGGATTCCTGGCGCGGGTGGGGGATGGCGCGTACCGGCTCGGGCCGCTGCTGGCCGGGTTGGGCGCGGCGATGCTCGCGAGCAACCGCGTCGTCGACCTCGGCCGGCCGCTGCTGCAGGAGCTCGCCGAGGCGACGGGGGAGACCGCAGTGCTCGGCATCTGGACGGGCACCAACGCCGTCGCGGTGCTGTGCGAGGAGCCGCGCGGCAAGTCCGTGAACATGACGGTGCGCATCGGGGCGCCGCTGCAAGCCGACTCTGCGCAGGGCATCGCCTTCCTCGCGCACCTGCGCGAGCAGCCCACCGTCGAGCGGGTGCTTCGGCGCGCGACCGACGCGCAGCGCGAGCGGGTGCCCGGCCTCGTGGAGGAGGCACGCACGCGCGGCTATGCGACGAGCGCCTCGGTGCTGCCGGGAGTCGCCGCGATCGCGGTGCCGGCCTTCGACAGCTCGGGGCAGGTCGCCGCGACGGTGGCGCTGGTGGCGGCGAGCTCGGTGCTCGAGGGCGACGCGCGCGAGGCGCTCGCGGCCGAGCTGCAGGCGACGGCGGCGCGGTTGTCGGCGCAGCTGGGGTTCAGCGGATAG
- a CDS encoding arginase family protein produces MQSNEPQHVDRLNLPFVGIPSYMRSPIVQDLSKLDADLAVLGIPSDEGSPWYPGARFAPRQMREMSVRYAGYGKMQGRAGYYDIETDQRYLEFEMGNERIADCGDVDIIYTNLEATYGNITDSVSQILEADAIPLVMGGDHAVSYGVARAYQEPITIVHFDAHLDYRPFFHGAEYGNGSPMLKIGQLPNVTKMVQVGARGLRASLDDLNRARDNGNHVVTMADYRREGAQSILDSIPEHGRVYISVDIDILDLPLVPGCASAEADGLTYNELRQIIFAIVANHELAGFDVVEINPMLDVRSNNTSLLGTQLIIESAGRAVMNESYLKRKGRA; encoded by the coding sequence ATGCAGAGCAATGAGCCCCAGCACGTCGACCGACTGAACCTCCCCTTCGTCGGCATCCCCTCCTACATGCGCTCGCCTATCGTGCAAGACCTGAGCAAACTCGACGCTGATCTCGCAGTGCTCGGCATCCCGTCCGACGAGGGCTCCCCCTGGTACCCGGGCGCCCGGTTCGCGCCCCGGCAGATGCGGGAGATGTCGGTGCGCTACGCGGGCTACGGCAAGATGCAGGGTCGAGCCGGCTACTACGACATCGAGACCGACCAGCGATACCTCGAGTTCGAGATGGGCAACGAGCGCATCGCCGACTGCGGCGACGTCGACATCATCTACACGAACCTCGAGGCGACCTATGGGAACATCACGGATTCGGTGAGCCAGATCCTCGAGGCCGACGCCATCCCGCTCGTCATGGGCGGCGACCATGCGGTGAGCTACGGTGTCGCACGGGCGTACCAGGAGCCGATCACGATCGTGCACTTCGACGCGCACCTCGACTACCGCCCGTTCTTCCACGGTGCCGAGTACGGCAACGGCAGCCCGATGCTGAAGATCGGCCAGCTGCCGAACGTGACCAAGATGGTGCAGGTTGGCGCACGCGGGCTGCGCGCGAGCCTCGACGACCTCAACCGCGCGCGCGACAACGGCAATCACGTCGTCACGATGGCGGACTACCGCCGCGAGGGCGCGCAGAGCATCCTTGACTCCATCCCCGAGCACGGTCGCGTCTACATCAGCGTCGACATCGACATCCTCGACCTGCCGCTGGTGCCGGGATGCGCGTCTGCGGAGGCGGACGGCCTCACTTACAACGAGCTGCGCCAGATCATCTTCGCCATCGTCGCGAACCACGAGCTCGCCGGGTTCGACGTCGTCGAGATCAACCCGATGCTCGACGTCCGCTCGAACAACACATCGCTGCTCGGCACGCAACTGATCATCGAGTCGGCTGGACGCGCCGTGATGAACGAGTCGTACCTCAAGCGCAAGGGACGGGCCTGA
- a CDS encoding FCD domain-containing protein: MDEQREADRDDLIRLLGRARRPMSITDVCERLDAEGLDYSSQSTLARRLKQLERDGLCFQAGREGRILSPEGTARYRQLEEGATRSDLLTQVQSISTSEGLEQLLRIRRAVEPEAAREFAESATDEQIEELRATQALYREAVAPAGPHPRGAALGFHRHLATASNNPFVLLVLNEALHERTGRIEAAMDVVLQQQRTHESSVHFHDDIIDAIVRRDPVAAEESMRAHLDTLLAEIEQLKPGRDLDLLDSILEWSLTPDD; this comes from the coding sequence ATGGATGAACAGCGTGAGGCCGATCGCGACGACCTGATCCGACTGCTGGGTCGCGCACGCAGGCCGATGTCGATCACCGACGTCTGCGAGCGCTTGGATGCCGAGGGGCTCGACTACTCGTCGCAGTCCACGCTGGCTCGCCGGCTGAAGCAGCTCGAGCGCGACGGCCTGTGCTTCCAGGCCGGCCGCGAGGGCCGCATCCTCAGCCCCGAGGGCACCGCCCGATACCGGCAGCTCGAAGAGGGTGCCACGAGGAGCGATCTGCTCACGCAGGTGCAGTCGATCTCGACCTCCGAGGGCCTCGAGCAGCTGCTCAGGATCCGACGCGCGGTCGAGCCGGAGGCGGCCCGCGAGTTCGCGGAGTCGGCGACCGACGAGCAGATCGAGGAGCTGCGCGCGACGCAGGCGCTCTACCGAGAGGCGGTCGCACCGGCGGGCCCGCACCCGCGCGGCGCGGCGCTGGGCTTCCATCGCCACCTGGCCACGGCATCCAACAACCCGTTCGTCCTGCTGGTGCTGAACGAGGCGCTGCACGAGCGGACGGGAAGGATCGAGGCCGCGATGGATGTGGTGCTGCAGCAGCAGCGCACGCACGAGTCGAGCGTGCACTTCCACGACGACATCATCGACGCGATCGTGCGCCGCGATCCCGTGGCCGCCGAGGAGTCGATGCGAGCCCATCTGGACACGCTGCTGGCCGAGATCGAGCAGTTGAAGCCCGGACGCGATCTCGACCTGCTCGACAGCATCCTCGAGTGGTCGCTCACCCCCGACGACTGA